The genomic interval AGCTCCGGCTCGTGGAAGACCAGCGGGTCGGGAGCCGCGTCGCGGAAGTCCTCCGGCTCGATGTCCTCGGCGCCCCAGAGATCGTCCACGTACGCCTCGCCGAACTCCAGCCGCAGCATCATCCGGCCGGGCTCGGCCAGCCCGGGGACGGAGGTGAGCCAGCCGGAGACCCACGCGCGGCCGCGGATCCGGTGGGGTACGGAGACCGGGGCGACGTCCGTGATCTCCAGCACGGCGGTCAGCTCGTCGCCCTCCGCGTGCGTGGCGGCCCGAACGGCCGGGGAATCCGCGGAGAATTCGAGGAACAGGTCGCCCTCGGGGCCCACGCTCCTGCTGTCCGGGATAAGGGGGTCGGCGCGGGCGAGATCCAGCCCCGGTACGACGAGCAGCGCGGAGCAGGTACTCTGTACGAGAGTTCGTGTGCGCTCGGCTGCTGACGGCATCCGAGTGTTTTCAAGCCCGCTGGGACGCGGCTGACCACGATCAGATCGGCCTTCCGTCGTAGCAGCACCTTCTGGTGTGCTGCCGCTGTCTGTGCTGTCCGTGACGTGAGTGGTGTTCCCAGGGCGAGACATGCGATCTCCTTGAGTAAGGTAAGCCTAACCTAACCCACAACGGAGGTCTGGAGAACGTGCCTAACCAGTCGCGTCCCAAGGTCAAGAAGTCGCGTGCCCTCGGCATTGCTCTGACGCCCAAGGCTGTCAAGTACTTCGAAGCTCGTCCGTACCCGCCGGGCGAGCACGGCCGTGGCCGCAAGCAGAACTCGGACTACAAGGTCCGTCTGCTGGAGAAGCAGCGCCTGCGTGCGCAGTACGACATCAGCGAGCGCCAGATGGCGCGCGCCTACGACCGTGCCAAGAAGGCCGAAGGCAAGACGGGCGAGGCGCTGGTCGTCGAGCTCGAGCGCCGCCTCGACGCCCTGGTCCTGCGTTCGGGCATCGCCCGCACCATCTACCAGGCCCGTCAGATGGTCGTCCACGGCCACATCGAGGTCAACGGTGGCAAGGTCGACAAGCCGTCGTTCCGCGTCCGTCCCGACGACGTCGTGATGGTCCGCGAGCGGAGCCGCTCCAAGGTCCCCTTCCAGGTGGCCCGCGAGGGTGGTTACGACACCGACGGTGAGACCCCGCGCTACCTCCAGGTGAACCTGAAGGCCCTGGCCTTCCGCCTGGACCGGGACCCGAACCGCAAGGAGATCCCGGTGATCTGCGACGAGCAGCTCGTCGTCGAGTACTACGCCCGCTGATCCAGGCGTAGCCGCTCTCACCAGCGCTCCGGCCCGCCCCTCCCTGTCATCCGGGAGGCGGCGGGCCTTCGCGTTCCCCCGGATCCGCCCGTGGTCGGCGCGCCGCCCGCGCCCGGTCCGTCCATCGCCGCGGCCGGTCCGCCGCCGGCCAGGGCCCGGTCGACCGCGGTGGCCGGATCCAGCCGCCGGCCCGCCCGCAGCCCCTCCTCGTACGCCACGTTCCCCAGCTCCCGGCGCGCCCGCTCCTCGCACTCCGCCCGTGGCCGCCCGTAGAACGCCGAGCCGAACAGCCGCAGCCCCACCGACGGCCAGATGCCCTCCGCCGCCCCCTGGAGCACGGCGGCCTCCCCGGCGTCCCCCTCGACCGCCGTCACCAGGGCCAGCAGCTCCAGCGAGAGGACCGTGCCCAGCAGATCGTTGAACGTCCGGCCGATCCTCAGAGACTCCCCGAGCATCTGCCGCGCCCGGGCCGACCGTCCCCGCCGCAGCGCCGCGTACGCCAGGACGTACAGCGCGTACGCCAGCGCCCACCGCTCCCCGTGGTCCTCGCAGACCTCCCGGACCTCGTCGCAGATCGCCGCCGCCGCGTCCAGATCGCCGAGGAACGCCACCGCCATGGCCAACTCCACCTGCGCCATCAGCACATTGCTGTTCAGCTCGCCGACCTCGCGGTACCGGCCGAGCGCGTCGCGGAGCAGCTCCTCGGCGCGCGGCAGGTCGTCCGTCACGATCGCCAGGCACCCCGTGCGGTGCACCGCGTACGCCAGTGCCGTCGCGTCCCCGGAGCGCTCGGCCTCCTCCCAGCACTCCTGGAGCGCCGAGATCGCGCCCACCGCGTCACCTTGCAGCACGGCCACATAGCCCAGCACCCACAGCACCTTCAGCCGTGCGGCGTCGTGCGGGGTCGGCTCCTCCAGGACGTGGTCCAGCCAGTGCCGCCCCTCGGACAGCCGCCCGCAGCCGGCCCAGTAGAACCACAGCGTGCCCGCCAGGTACTGCGCCAGGTGCACCTCGTCGGGGCTCTCCATCGAACACTCCATCGCCCGGCGGAGATTGGGCAGCTCGCAGTCGATCCGCGCCGCCACCTCCGCCTGGCGCGGACTGAACCAGTCCAGCTCGCACCAGGTCGCGAGCCCCAGGAACCAGTCCCGGTGCCGCCGCCGCAGCCGCGAGGCGTCCCCGGCGGCCGCCAGCCACTGCGCCCCGTACTCGCTGACCGTGTCCAGCAGCCGGTAGCGGGCGCCGGCCGGGCCGTCCTCGCGCTCCACCACCGACTGGGCGAGCAGCTCGTCCAGCACATCGAGCACCGAGTCGGCCGGCAGATCCGGCCCGCCGCAGATGTACTCCGCGGCCTCCAGGTCGAACGGCCCCGCGAACACCGAGAGCCGCGCCCACAGCAGTCGTTGCTCGGGCGTGCACAGCTCATGGCTCCAGCCGATCGCCGTACGCAGCGTCTGATGGCGGGGCGGTGCGCCGCGACGGCCCCCGGTCAGCAGCCGGAACCTGTCGTCCAGGCGCAGGAGCACCTGTTCCACCGAGAGCGCGCGCAGCCGCCCGGCCGCCAGTTCGAGGGCCAGCGGAATCCCGTCGAGGCGGCGGCAGAGCTCCAGCACGGACGCCCGCTCGCCCGCCGTCGGCTCCCACCCCGGCCGGACCCCGCGCGCCCGCTCGGTGAAGAGCTCCACGGCGTCCCCGTCGCACATCGGGGCGAGCGGGAACGTCCGCTCCCCGTCCACCCGGAGGGGGCAGCGTCCGGCCGCGAGCACCTGGAGGCGCGGGGCCCGGCGCAGGAGTTCCGTGACGAGGTCGGCGCAGCCGTCGACGAGGTGCTCGAAGCCGTCGATCACCAGCAGCGTCCGGCGCTCGGAGAGATGTTCGACGAGGACAGCGCGCGGGGGTCTGCTGGTGTGATCGGTCAGGCCCAGCGCGTCGATCAGGGCGTGTTCCAGCAGATCCGGGTGGCGGACGGCGGACAGCTCGGCCAGCAGGACCCCGTCGCAGTACCGTTTCTCCCGAAGCGCGGCGATCCGGATGACGCACCGGGTCTTGCCCACCCCCGCCACTCCGGCGACGGTGACGAGCCTGGACTCCTCCAGCAGCCCGCCCAGCTCGGCCAGTTCGTCCGCGCGCCCCACGAAGGGGTTCAGTTCGGCCGGGAGGTTGCCGGGAGCCGGTGCGGGGCGGGCGTCCGGATCGTCGGGATTCGGGCAGGGGTCGTGCAGGCGTCGCATAAAACACGGAGCGTACTGGCTTGAAAGCTCTCCGTACAATCTCGTTATGGCAACTCCCGCCCGGCCCGCGGAGAATGCGGTAGGGGAGGAGATGCGCGGCGCGATAGGCTCGTGTGACGACGATCGGGCGTCCGGGCCCAGGCCCGGACGCGACCGACGGAGACAAGGCCCGGCAGGGCCGAGCGACGAGCAGAGAGCGGTGCACAGTGTCCGGTGGAGAGGTGGCCGGGATCCTCGTGGCCGTCTTCTGGGCGATCCTGGTCTCGTTCCTCGCCGTGGTGCTGGTGAGGCTCGCCCAGACGCTCAGGGCGACCACCAAGCTCGTGGCGGACGTGACCGACCAGGCCGTTCCGCTGCTGGCCGACGCCTCGGCGACGGTGCGCTCCGCGCAGACCCAGCTGGACAAGGTCGACGCCATCGCGAGCGACGTCCAGGAGGTCACCTCCAACGCCTCCGCGCTCTCCACCACCGTCGCCTCCACCTTCGGCGGCCCCCTCGTCAAGGTCGCCGCGTTCGGCTACGGCGTACGGCAGGCCCTCGGCCGCCGCACCGCACCCGAGCCCGAACCGGAACCGGCGCGGGGCCGCGGCTCCGCCCGCCGTACGGTGATCGTCGGCCGGACCGTACCCTCGGCGCGCGGACGCAGGCGCGAACGCCGAAACGCCCGCGGACAGAAGGACTGATCGAGCGATGTTCCGCCGCACGTTCTGGTTCACCGCCGGCGCAGCCGCCGGTGTGTGGGCCACCACCAAGGTCAACCGCAAGCTCAAGCAGCTGACCCCCGAGAGCCTCGCCGCGCAGGCCGCGGACAAGGCGATCGAGACCGGTCACAAGCTCAAGGACTTCGCCCTCGACGTACGCGAGGGCATGGTCCGGCGCGAATCCGAACTGGGCGGCGCCCTGGGCCTTCAAGCGCCGGTCGACCCCGACCTCCCCGTACAGCGGCACTTCGCCGTCGAAGCGGCCGAACCGCCCGCGAACGCGAACACGCACCGCAAGCTCCCCTACAACTCGAACAACCGGAATGAGGACCACTGATGGAGTCGGCTGAAATTCGCCGCCGCTGGCTGAGCTTCTTCGAGGAGCGCGGTCACACCGCCGTGCCTTCGGCGTCGCTCATCGCGGACGACCCGACTCTGCTGCTGGTCCCCGCGGGCATGGTCCCCTTCAAGCCGTACTTCCTCGGCGAGGTCAAGCCGCCCGCCCCGCGCGTCACCAGTGTGCAGAAGTGCGTCCGTACGCCGGACATCGAAGAGGTCGGCAAGACCACCCGCCACGGCACCTTCTTCCAGATGTGCGGCAACTTCTCCTTCGGGGACTACTTCAAGGAAGGCGCCATCCAGCTCGCCTGGGAGGCGCTGACCAACTCCGTCGAGGACGGCGGCTACGGCCTCGACCCCGAGAAGCTCTGGATCACGGTCTACCTCGACGACGACGAGGCAGAGCAGATCTGGCGCGACAAGATCGGCGTTCCCGCCGAGCGCATCCAGCGCCTGGGCAAGAAGGACAACTTCTGGTCCATGGGCGTCCCCGGCCCGTGCGGCCCGTGCTCGGAGATCAACTACGACCGCGGCCCGGAGTTCGGCGTCGAGGGCGGCCCGGCCGTCAACGACGAGCGCTACGTGGAGATCTGGAACCTGGTCTTCATGCAGTACGAGCGCGGCGCCGGCGACGGCAAGGAGGACTTCCCGATCCTCGGGGACCTGCCGTCGAAGAACATCGACACCGGTCTCGGCCTCGAACGCCTCGCCATGATCCTCCAGGGCGTACAGAACATGTACGAGACCGACACCCTGCGCGTCGTGATGGACAAGGCCACCGAGCTGACCGGCGTCCGCTACGGCGCCGAGCAGGGAACCGACGTCTCGCTCCGCGTCGTCGCCGACCACATCCGTACGTCGGTGATGCTCATCGGCGACGGCGTCACCCCCGGCAACGAGGGCCGCGGCTACGTGCTGCGCCGCATCATGCGCCGCGCCATCCGCAACATGCGTCTCATGGGCGCCACCGGCTCCGTGGTGAAGGACCTGGTCGACGTCGTGATCGACACGATGGGCCTGCAGTACCCGGAGCTGATCACCGACCGCAAGCGCATCGAGACGGTCGCGCTCGCCGAGGAAGCGGCCTTCCTCAAGGCCCTCAAGGGCGGCACCAACATCCTGGAGACCGCCGTCACCGAGACCAAGGCCGCCGGCGGCCAGGTCCTCGCCGGCGACAAGGCGTTCCTGCTCCACGACACCTGGGGCTTCCCGATCGACCTCACCCTGGAGATGGCCGCCGAGCAGGGGCTCT from Streptomyces sp. CA-278952 carries:
- a CDS encoding DUF2470 domain-containing protein, whose product is MPSAAERTRTLVQSTCSALLVVPGLDLARADPLIPDSRSVGPEGDLFLEFSADSPAVRAATHAEGDELTAVLEITDVAPVSVPHRIRGRAWVSGWLTSVPGLAEPGRMMLRLEFGEAYVDDLWGAEDIEPEDFRDAAPDPLVFHEPELLQHLHSAHDEQLRTLCGLLGERTARACSPRRPKAVPVALDRFGLRVRFVEDRGSCFDARFEFPEPVRDVTELRRAMHTLFEAAAS
- the rpsD gene encoding 30S ribosomal protein S4, whose product is MPNQSRPKVKKSRALGIALTPKAVKYFEARPYPPGEHGRGRKQNSDYKVRLLEKQRLRAQYDISERQMARAYDRAKKAEGKTGEALVVELERRLDALVLRSGIARTIYQARQMVVHGHIEVNGGKVDKPSFRVRPDDVVMVRERSRSKVPFQVAREGGYDTDGETPRYLQVNLKALAFRLDRDPNRKEIPVICDEQLVVEYYAR
- a CDS encoding ATP-binding protein: MRRLHDPCPNPDDPDARPAPAPGNLPAELNPFVGRADELAELGGLLEESRLVTVAGVAGVGKTRCVIRIAALREKRYCDGVLLAELSAVRHPDLLEHALIDALGLTDHTSRPPRAVLVEHLSERRTLLVIDGFEHLVDGCADLVTELLRRAPRLQVLAAGRCPLRVDGERTFPLAPMCDGDAVELFTERARGVRPGWEPTAGERASVLELCRRLDGIPLALELAAGRLRALSVEQVLLRLDDRFRLLTGGRRGAPPRHQTLRTAIGWSHELCTPEQRLLWARLSVFAGPFDLEAAEYICGGPDLPADSVLDVLDELLAQSVVEREDGPAGARYRLLDTVSEYGAQWLAAAGDASRLRRRHRDWFLGLATWCELDWFSPRQAEVAARIDCELPNLRRAMECSMESPDEVHLAQYLAGTLWFYWAGCGRLSEGRHWLDHVLEEPTPHDAARLKVLWVLGYVAVLQGDAVGAISALQECWEEAERSGDATALAYAVHRTGCLAIVTDDLPRAEELLRDALGRYREVGELNSNVLMAQVELAMAVAFLGDLDAAAAICDEVREVCEDHGERWALAYALYVLAYAALRRGRSARARQMLGESLRIGRTFNDLLGTVLSLELLALVTAVEGDAGEAAVLQGAAEGIWPSVGLRLFGSAFYGRPRAECEERARRELGNVAYEEGLRAGRRLDPATAVDRALAGGGPAAAMDGPGAGGAPTTGGSGGTRRPAASRMTGRGGPERW
- a CDS encoding DUF948 domain-containing protein — translated: MAGILVAVFWAILVSFLAVVLVRLAQTLRATTKLVADVTDQAVPLLADASATVRSAQTQLDKVDAIASDVQEVTSNASALSTTVASTFGGPLVKVAAFGYGVRQALGRRTAPEPEPEPARGRGSARRTVIVGRTVPSARGRRRERRNARGQKD
- a CDS encoding DUF6167 family protein; its protein translation is MFRRTFWFTAGAAAGVWATTKVNRKLKQLTPESLAAQAADKAIETGHKLKDFALDVREGMVRRESELGGALGLQAPVDPDLPVQRHFAVEAAEPPANANTHRKLPYNSNNRNEDH